The following are from one region of the Phycisphaerales bacterium genome:
- a CDS encoding glycosyltransferase family 4 protein: MPNGANAPALLIAMPQGLGVNGVVSWGLRLAGAMADRGWRVIVAAHRESPGHVRVDHALRDGVELVDLRHLPPIDAPGEPLAPVVEAYRAALESLGWSRDQPVIVLPSLEANCYAATAALASTHADRVRVIGWQHSDNPFDASMLQNYEPILSAIACVSEHITTKLRERLPWRSADIHRIPYGVELGERPRPREQPSIELIYPGRMEHEQKRIGVLCEVARILHERAVPHQLTLAGDGPAAAEVDGRLEGLPNARRIDGLPQSELRPKIAAADALLLASRYEGLSVAMLEAMASGVAPIVTRVESGAAEAIEHGVSGMLIEAGYHEGEHAIAHRMAGAIESLAADRDTLDGMRTAAYERATQRYSIDVHGQACEQLFQRALAAEPRWWPLDRPCTLTSAHARTSGGSAPPDAAERAARALANIEGPIAIYGAGRHTQAIAEVLASVDVVCVIDDDPKNHGTTLWGWPVVGIEKPPKGSAVLISSYLHSQVMAERSRDAGLRPIVLY; the protein is encoded by the coding sequence GTGCCCAACGGTGCCAATGCTCCCGCGCTGCTCATCGCCATGCCACAGGGCCTGGGCGTCAACGGCGTGGTGAGCTGGGGGCTCCGCCTGGCCGGGGCCATGGCCGACCGCGGCTGGCGTGTCATCGTCGCGGCCCATCGAGAGTCCCCGGGCCATGTCCGCGTCGACCATGCCCTGCGCGACGGGGTCGAACTGGTCGACTTGCGGCATTTGCCGCCCATCGATGCGCCCGGCGAGCCGCTCGCCCCGGTCGTCGAGGCCTACCGCGCCGCCCTCGAATCGCTCGGCTGGTCAAGGGACCAGCCGGTCATCGTGCTGCCCAGCCTCGAGGCCAACTGCTACGCCGCCACGGCCGCGCTCGCGTCGACCCACGCCGACCGAGTCCGCGTCATCGGCTGGCAGCACAGCGACAACCCGTTCGATGCCTCGATGCTCCAGAACTACGAGCCCATCCTGTCGGCCATCGCCTGCGTCAGCGAGCACATCACCACCAAGCTGCGCGAGCGACTGCCGTGGCGGTCGGCCGACATCCACCGTATCCCCTACGGCGTCGAACTCGGCGAACGACCGCGGCCTCGCGAGCAGCCCTCCATCGAGCTCATCTATCCCGGCCGCATGGAGCACGAGCAAAAGCGCATCGGCGTGCTGTGCGAGGTTGCTCGAATCCTGCACGAGCGCGCCGTGCCGCACCAACTCACGCTCGCTGGCGATGGTCCCGCCGCCGCCGAGGTCGACGGGCGGCTCGAAGGCCTGCCGAACGCGCGGCGGATCGACGGCCTGCCCCAAAGCGAGCTGCGACCGAAGATAGCGGCCGCCGACGCGCTGCTACTGGCCTCGCGCTACGAGGGGCTCAGTGTCGCGATGCTCGAGGCGATGGCCAGCGGCGTTGCGCCCATCGTCACCCGTGTCGAGTCGGGCGCCGCCGAGGCCATCGAACACGGCGTTTCAGGAATGCTGATCGAAGCTGGCTACCACGAGGGCGAGCACGCGATCGCCCATCGCATGGCAGGCGCCATCGAGTCGCTCGCCGCCGACCGCGACACGCTCGATGGCATGCGCACCGCGGCTTACGAACGCGCGACCCAGAGATACAGCATTGATGTCCACGGCCAGGCTTGCGAGCAGTTGTTTCAACGAGCCCTCGCCGCCGAACCACGCTGGTGGCCGCTCGATCGCCCCTGCACCCTCACGTCCGCGCACGCACGGACATCCGGCGGCAGCGCCCCGCCCGACGCCGCCGAGCGCGCCGCTAGGGCCCTTGCCAACATCGAGGGCCCCATCGCCATCTACGGCGCCGGCCGCCACACCCAGGCCATCGCCGAGGTGCTTGCGAGTGTCGACGTGGTGTGCGTCATCGATGACGACCCGAAGAACCATGGCACAACGCTGTGGGGGTGGCCTGTCGTGGGTATTGAAAAACCGCCGAAGGGCTCGGCGGTCTTGATCTCTTCATACTTGCACAGCCAAGTCATGGCCGAGCGATCCAGAGATGCGGGCTTGCGCCCAATAGTGCTCTACTAA
- the rny gene encoding ribonuclease Y, translating to MPELISILIGLGGLILGVLVGLFAHGRLISRTLSQARDEAASITERAQTEAEAIQSKAEADAEKRVHQRLREVEDELDEERKRLRQEDKALSKRESTLDKAESRLQDREKQADKRDRELHEQASTLDERAAELEGLIERQTRALADVAGMSVEEAREAYIERVSEDSRHEAAAVARKITEEAESQARERSTEILLQAAQRYAGEFATEHLVRSVAIPNDQMKGRIIGREGRNIRAIEKMTGVDIIVDDTPGVITVSCFDKVRQAVAVEALERLISDGRMHPTRIEETVEKVKSEFEERIRKHGKDAQMEVKIGGLHAKVIEAMGKLHYRTSYGQNVLAHSIEVATFSQIIADQLGLNGKLARRCGFLHDIGKAMDHEMEGGHPKIGMDFAKRYGEKEPVLNAIGGHHGDIPSTSFYTPIVMAADALSGARPGARRESMELYIQRLNDLQDIALAHKGVTEAYAVQAGREVRVMVDAKKVSDDEAHYVATQIAKRVADEMTFPGEIRVTVLRETRAVEIAR from the coding sequence CTCGGCGTCCTGGTCGGGCTCTTTGCGCACGGTCGGTTGATTTCCCGAACGCTTTCTCAGGCGCGAGACGAGGCTGCCTCGATCACCGAACGGGCCCAGACCGAAGCCGAGGCCATCCAGAGCAAGGCCGAGGCCGACGCCGAAAAGCGCGTCCACCAGCGGCTGCGCGAAGTCGAGGACGAACTCGACGAGGAACGCAAGCGTCTGCGCCAGGAAGACAAGGCGCTGTCCAAGCGTGAGTCGACGCTGGACAAGGCCGAGTCTCGCCTGCAGGACCGCGAAAAGCAGGCCGACAAGCGCGACCGGGAGTTGCACGAGCAAGCCTCGACCCTCGACGAGCGGGCCGCCGAGCTCGAGGGCCTGATCGAGCGGCAGACCCGTGCGCTCGCCGACGTCGCGGGCATGAGCGTTGAGGAGGCCCGTGAGGCCTACATCGAGCGTGTCTCGGAGGACTCGCGCCACGAAGCCGCCGCCGTGGCTCGAAAGATCACCGAAGAGGCCGAGAGCCAGGCCCGCGAACGCTCCACGGAGATTCTGCTCCAGGCTGCCCAGCGATACGCCGGCGAGTTTGCCACCGAGCACCTGGTACGGTCGGTTGCCATTCCTAACGACCAGATGAAGGGCCGCATCATCGGTCGCGAGGGTCGCAACATCCGGGCCATCGAGAAGATGACCGGCGTGGACATCATCGTGGACGACACGCCCGGCGTGATCACGGTATCGTGCTTCGACAAGGTGCGCCAGGCGGTGGCGGTCGAAGCGCTCGAGCGACTGATTTCCGACGGGCGCATGCACCCCACCCGCATCGAGGAGACCGTCGAAAAGGTCAAGAGCGAGTTCGAGGAGCGCATCCGCAAGCACGGCAAGGATGCGCAGATGGAGGTCAAGATCGGCGGGCTGCACGCCAAGGTCATCGAGGCCATGGGCAAGCTGCACTACCGCACGAGCTATGGGCAGAACGTGCTGGCCCACTCCATCGAGGTGGCGACCTTCAGCCAGATCATCGCCGACCAGCTCGGGCTGAACGGCAAGCTCGCGCGGCGTTGCGGCTTCCTGCACGACATCGGCAAGGCCATGGACCACGAGATGGAGGGCGGGCACCCGAAGATCGGCATGGACTTCGCCAAGCGATATGGCGAGAAGGAGCCCGTGCTGAACGCCATCGGCGGGCACCACGGCGACATTCCGTCGACCAGTTTCTACACGCCCATCGTGATGGCGGCCGACGCACTCAGCGGCGCCCGGCCCGGTGCGCGACGTGAGTCGATGGAGCTGTACATCCAGCGGCTGAACGATCTTCAAGACATTGCACTGGCGCACAAGGGCGTGACCGAGGCGTATGCCGTGCAGGCGGGCCGCGAGGTTCGCGTCATGGTGGACGCCAAGAAGGTGAGCGACGACGAGGCGCACTACGTGGCGACACAAATCGCCAAGCGGGTGGCCGACGAGATGACCTTCCCGGGCGAGATCCGGGTAACGGTATTGCGAGAGACTCGGGCGGTGGAGATCGCGAGGTAA
- a CDS encoding DinB family protein, translating to MATINPANLSGDVAAILLAHGRSADEELLATCRPLSDAQLDQHFEMGPGSLRKVLMHNLGAVRIWADIYRGEGMRPWLPEEGDMDVPAMESTARALHDEWTDLAGRFDLGEMIERTVNGSIRRHTRAHIIAHVTTHSVHHRAQAINMLRKLGVEQRPTGSVLSWVYEHLKP from the coding sequence ATGGCGACGATCAACCCCGCGAACCTATCCGGGGACGTCGCGGCCATCTTGCTGGCGCACGGTCGCTCTGCCGACGAGGAACTGCTCGCGACGTGCCGGCCCTTGAGCGATGCGCAGCTCGACCAGCACTTCGAGATGGGGCCGGGCTCTTTGCGCAAGGTGCTGATGCACAACCTTGGGGCCGTGCGCATCTGGGCGGACATCTATCGCGGCGAGGGCATGCGGCCGTGGCTGCCCGAGGAGGGCGACATGGATGTTCCCGCGATGGAAAGCACGGCGAGGGCGCTCCATGACGAGTGGACTGATCTTGCCGGACGGTTCGACCTCGGCGAAATGATCGAGCGGACCGTGAACGGCTCAATCCGTCGGCACACGCGGGCCCACATCATCGCCCACGTGACCACCCACAGCGTGCACCACCGGGCCCAGGCCATCAACATGCTGCGGAAGCTGGGCGTGGAGCAGCGCCCGACGGGCAGCGTACTTTCGTGGGTGTATGAGCACCTGAAGCCGTAA
- the thiC gene encoding phosphomethylpyrimidine synthase ThiC, producing MSTTRTNQSHVRSLAANPQADCPTARFAVPTRGAGNPGDEGVTTPGSFANKAEIGKPLTFSSPDTPNMPQASPYTAWDFLPDGWTFEAAEDHASGCAGHNQDEIGKFIRCVAPDGFEPITQLESARLGIVTEQMRRVAEREGHLTAEQVRDEVAAGRMVIPANITHLKYNLDPMAIGRASKTKVNANMGASPVSSGTDEEVEKLKWAEKWGADTVMDLSTGGDLDECREAILRNSTVPIGTVPIYSMIIGRKLTDLDEQIVLETLEHQARQGVDYFTIHAGVRKKDLKYVKNRLIGIVSRGGSLLAKWMLEKNRDNLMYTMWDDICELMRRHDVTFSIGDGMRPGGLADATDDAQLAELECIGELTERAWRHGVQVMVEGPGHVPLDQIEYNMKLQRRLCHGAPFYVLGPLVTDVFPGYDHITSCIGATNAAYHGASMLCYVTPKEHLGLPKKGDVKEGCVAYKIAAHAADVALGIPGTRHWDDELTRARAALNWEKHFELAFDTDTARAYHDEDLDVDTDFCAMCGHDWCSVRISKEIQEFASGKAEGCDRGKPVKSDALTEEQQKILEQRGYLKPEEIHKLASKVKGKLPATDDGKAACHSDYVDDEDAKKIQEETLVQVDVRPALGIGKEDRVF from the coding sequence ATGTCGACCACCAGAACGAACCAATCTCATGTCCGCAGCCTGGCGGCCAACCCGCAGGCGGACTGCCCCACCGCTCGCTTCGCCGTGCCCACGCGCGGGGCGGGCAACCCCGGGGACGAGGGTGTCACCACGCCGGGCAGCTTCGCAAACAAGGCAGAGATCGGCAAGCCGCTGACGTTCAGTTCGCCCGATACGCCCAACATGCCCCAGGCCAGCCCGTACACGGCGTGGGACTTCCTGCCTGACGGCTGGACGTTCGAGGCGGCGGAGGATCACGCGAGCGGGTGTGCGGGGCATAACCAGGACGAGATTGGCAAGTTCATCCGTTGCGTTGCGCCCGACGGTTTCGAGCCCATCACGCAACTCGAGAGCGCCCGGCTGGGCATCGTGACCGAGCAGATGCGGCGCGTGGCCGAGCGTGAGGGGCACCTGACTGCCGAGCAGGTTCGCGACGAGGTGGCGGCGGGTCGCATGGTCATCCCCGCGAACATCACGCACCTGAAGTACAACCTCGACCCCATGGCCATCGGCCGTGCGAGCAAGACGAAGGTGAACGCCAACATGGGTGCGTCACCGGTTTCGAGCGGCACCGACGAAGAGGTCGAGAAGCTCAAGTGGGCCGAGAAGTGGGGCGCCGACACGGTGATGGACCTGTCCACCGGGGGCGACCTGGACGAGTGCCGCGAGGCGATCTTGCGGAACTCGACCGTGCCCATCGGCACCGTGCCGATCTACAGCATGATCATCGGGCGCAAGCTGACGGACCTGGACGAGCAGATCGTGCTGGAGACGCTGGAGCACCAGGCCCGGCAGGGCGTGGACTACTTCACCATCCACGCGGGCGTGCGCAAGAAGGATCTGAAGTACGTCAAGAACCGGCTCATCGGCATCGTGTCGCGTGGTGGAAGCCTGCTTGCAAAGTGGATGCTCGAGAAGAACCGCGACAACCTGATGTACACGATGTGGGACGATATTTGCGAATTGATGCGCCGGCACGACGTGACGTTCAGCATCGGCGACGGCATGCGCCCCGGCGGGCTGGCCGACGCGACCGATGATGCGCAGCTCGCCGAGTTGGAGTGCATCGGCGAGCTGACCGAGCGGGCCTGGCGGCATGGCGTGCAGGTGATGGTCGAGGGGCCCGGGCACGTGCCGCTGGACCAGATCGAGTACAACATGAAGCTGCAACGGCGGCTGTGCCACGGCGCGCCGTTCTACGTGCTCGGGCCGCTGGTGACCGACGTCTTCCCGGGATACGACCATATCACGAGTTGCATCGGCGCGACCAACGCGGCGTACCACGGCGCGAGCATGCTGTGCTACGTGACGCCCAAGGAGCACCTGGGCCTGCCCAAGAAGGGCGACGTGAAGGAAGGGTGCGTGGCGTACAAGATCGCCGCGCACGCCGCCGACGTGGCCCTGGGCATCCCCGGCACGCGCCATTGGGACGACGAGCTGACCCGAGCCCGCGCCGCGCTGAACTGGGAGAAGCACTTCGAGTTGGCCTTCGACACCGACACCGCCCGCGCGTACCACGACGAGGACCTGGACGTCGACACCGACTTCTGCGCCATGTGCGGCCACGACTGGTGCAGCGTGCGCATCAGCAAAGAGATCCAGGAGTTTGCCAGTGGCAAGGCCGAGGGTTGTGATCGCGGCAAGCCGGTGAAGAGTGATGCGCTTACCGAGGAACAGCAGAAGATCCTCGAGCAGCGCGGGTACCTGAAGCCCGAGGAAATCCACAAGCTGGCGAGCAAGGTGAAGGGCAAGCTGCCCGCCACCGATGATGGCAAGGCCGCGTGCCACAGCGACTACGTGGACGACGAGGACGCGAAGAAGATCCAGGAAGAGACGCTGGTGCAGGTAGATGTGCGGCCGGCGCTGGGGATTGGGAAGGAAGATCGGGTGTTTTAG